In Verrucomicrobiota bacterium, the genomic stretch CACGGATTTCAGCACGCACGGAATGAGCGCCCAGGAGATCACGGCGGTGGTGATGGCGTGGCAGGCCGGCGCGATGAGCCAGGACACGATGTTTGAATTGTTCCGGCGCTCGGAAATTCTGCCGGATGGGCGCGGGAATGAGGAGGAAATGGGGTTGATTGGAAAAGCGAAGGCCAGTGGAAAAGTGACCAGTGATCAGTTATCAGTGACCAGTAAACCGGAGAATGCGCAAATTGCGGCGGTGAAGTGAGCAAAGATCAATGGTGACTCATTTCCGTTTTCCGGCCAGGCGATAACACCGCCGCGCTTCAGGTCGCCTCCACCAATTCGATGCGTACCGCCTTGCCCAGCGCCCGCGCCACCCGCGATACGGTAGATAGCCGAACGTCTTCGGCGTGATTCTCCAAGCGCGAAATCGCGGACTTCTTCGTTTTGGTGATCCGTGCCAGGTCCTCCTGCGTCACGCCCGCCTGCTCGCGGGCCTGCCGCAGCATCACGCCAATCTTAAATTCCCCGTAGCCGGCATCGAAATCCTTCGCGAACGCCTTGTCAGCGCGCTTGCGGCGGTCAATGTACTTTTCCACGTCGTC encodes the following:
- a CDS encoding helix-turn-helix transcriptional regulator, whose product is MKDDVEKYIDRRKRADKAFAKDFDAGYGEFKIGVMLRQAREQAGVTQEDLARITKTKKSAISRLENHAEDVRLSTVSRVARALGKAVRIELVEAT